A segment of the Chrysiogenia bacterium genome:
GAGATCCTTCGCCTTCGGCTCAGCATGACAGAATTAGAAGTAGCGAAGCTACTCCGAAAACTTCCGCTCTTTCCCGAAGGGGAAGAAGTCGGGCATGTCGGTGCTGACCTTCATGGGGTATTTGGGCGCGCGTTTTTCGAGGAAGCTCGTCACGCCTTCCTTTACATCGGCGTTCTGGCCCATGTAGGCAATGCATTTGGAGTCGAGCTTGTGGGCTTCCATCGGATGGTCGGCGCCCATCATGCGCCAGAGCAGGTGGCGCGCCATGGCGACGGCGACGCCGCTGGTGTTCTCGGCGCTCTCGTTGGCGATCTCACGGGCGCGTTCCAGCAGCTTCTCGGGGGGCAGCACCTCGGATACAAGGCCGTTTGCAAGGGCTTCGTCTGCGAGGAAGACGCGGCCGGTGGCCACCCATTCCATGGCTTTCGAAATGCCGGCGATGCGCGGCAGGAACCAGCTCGAACAGGCCTCGGGCACCAGGCCGCGGCGGCAGAAGACGAAGCCGAACTTCGCCTTCTCGCTGGCCAGGCGGATGTCGGCGGGCAGGCACATGGTGATGCCCACACCCACGGCTGCGCCGTTGATGGCGGCGATCACGAGCTTCTTGCACTCGAAGATGCGCAGCGTGACCAGGCCGCCCGAGTCGCGGTGTTCCTGGACCGTTTCGCGGCCGCTGGAATCGAAGATCTTGCCGCCGCCCTCGAGGTCGGCGCCGGCGCAGTAGGCCTTGCCCTCGCCGGTCATGATGACCGCGCGAACTTCGTCGTCGGCGTCGGCCTCATCGAAAGCCGCGATGAGTTCTTCGTGCATCTTGTAGGTGAACGCGTTCATGCGTTCGGGACGGTTGAGAGTGATCGTGAAGATCGCCCCGTCTTTTTGTGTCTTGATCGTTTCGTAGTCAGCCATTGATTCTCCCTCAGGCGCCCCAGTCCTCGTCGTCCTTCTTGTGCTGGACGATGGTGGCCTTGGCGTTGTCTTTCTTGGTGGCGAGGTTCCGCCAGGGGCCCAGTTCCTTCTCTGTGTAAAGCCCCATGCGCAGCGGTCCCTGCAGGATGATGCCGCGGTCCTGCACGGCTTTTTGTACGAGGTCGTGATAGCCGGCCAGCGCGTGGCCGGGGTGCTCGATGGCGCTCACCAGGATGGAGCCGTGGAGCACTTCGCGCATGCACTTGCGGATGACTTCGCGCACGCTCTCGTCGTTGGATGCGGCAATCGAATAGGCCCCGAAGAGCGTGCGCTTGCACAGCCGCCGCTGGGGCGTGGGGCTCTTGATGGTGATGCGCACGCCGTGCTGGTCGTAGGTGTGGAGCATCGCGCGGGTGCGATACTCTGGCATGTCGCGGATGCCCCCGAGCGATACGGTCTCGACCTTGTCGCCGCCGGGGATCTCCTCGATCTTCACGCCCTCGAAGAGCTCTTCGGGATCGACGTCCTCTTCCATCTCGTCGTCGTCGCGTTCGATGGCAAACAGGCGGAAGCGCTTTTCCTGTCCCTGCGTGTCGACTTCGAAGAAATAGGATGTGTTGATAAACGTCATCGCCGCTCCCCCGGTGCGTGTGCTGCCGGCAGCTTAGCCGCCCGCCTGCATGGCGCGAAGCTCCGCCGGGTCATGGGCACACACGATCTTCACGCGCTCTCCCTCGGCCCGAACCAGCTCGCGCAGGCGGTGCTGGTTGCGGCGGCGCTGCTTGTCATCGACGGCCGCGACCTGCTGGAAGGCGCGCAGCCCCCGCGGACAGTGCGGGTGGTGGCAGTCCATCTCGCCCGAATAGAAATAGGCATCCCCTGCGTGCAGGAGCCACTGGTCCGGCGAGACTTCGACGGCGACGCCGCCGTGGCCGCGGGTGTGGCCGTTGAGCGGGATCATCAGGAACTCCGGCGGCAGTCCGTCGAGTTCCCGCACCGCATCGAAGCCCATCCACGAATCGCCCTGCGGCGCGTGGCGGACCCAGTCGGGCCCGTGGGCCCACTGCACGTTGCGGTAGCGCATCTTCTCTTCGCGGGTGGGCGGGTGCGTGGCCGCGTCGAGCTCGCTTCCCAGCACGTGAACTCTTGCCTTGGGAAAATCGGGCAGGCCGCCCGCGTGGTCGAGATCGAGATGCGTCAGGATGATGTGGCGCACGTCGCTCGGAGAGAACCCGAGCGCCTTGACCTGCTCAAGGGCCGTGTCGCGCATGTGCAGTTGCGGGCGCGTAACGAAACGGATGGGGCCCAGGCGCTTGGAGTCGCGCACGTCGTCGCTTCCCATGCCGGTCTCGATGAGGACGAGGCCGTCCTCGGTCTCGACCAGCATGCAGTGGCAGATGACCTCGCCGGCCGAGCGGCCGGTAACCAAAGCGCCGCCGATCGGGCACATGGTCCCGCAGTTCAGATGATGGATTTTCATGGCAATTCCCTCTTCCCGGCCCGCACAGCATTTACCAGAGCGGCGAGATTCGCAACTCCCGGTGGCTGACTAGGCCTGGGACTGGGATGCCGCGGGCGCAGCGCCGGTTTCGGCGGGCTTTTCCGCGCTCTTCTGCGCCTTCGCCTCCGCCGCGCGGCGGGCCATGATCTTCTGGAAAATGTCCTGCAGATAGGGGAAGAGCTCGGCATTGAGGTCGATCTCGGGGTAGAGCTTGCGACCCAGCCCCTCGGCCACGAGCATCGCGACGCAGAAGACCGTATAGGTGGCGTCGGCGCGCACGTGGTGCTTGCGCATGGTGTTGGTGACCTTGGCGATGGCCACGGAGATCTCGATTTCGTTGAGCGGTTTGCCGAAGTAGGTGTTCACATACTCGGCGACGTCTTTCTCGTAGGCGTCCCAGTCCTGGATGTTCTGGTAGGGCGCGTAGTCGGCCATCAGCTTGGCGACCATTTTGCCGTCGTTCTGGGCCATGGCCATGAACGACTCCACAAAACGCTCGCGGTCTTCGTCGGTGAGCTCGGCCACCATCCCCAGATCGAAATAGCAGACCACATCGTCATCGAAGAATCGCAGGTTGCCCGGATGCAGGTCGGCGTGCACGAAACCGTCGATGTAGATCATCTGGAAAATGGCGCGCAGGCCCTGTCGGGCCAGTTCCTTGGGGTCGGAGTTGGTCTTGTCGATGTCGGCGAGCTTGTAGCCCTCGATGAACTCCATGGTGAGAATGTTCTCGGCGCAGTAGTCCTCGTAGAGCTTGGGGAAGATGACCTTCGGATTGTCCTTGAAGTTCTCGTGGAAGCGGTGGTTGTTCTCGGCCTCGTTGCTCAGATCGAGCTGGCCCCGGATGGACTTGGCAAATTCCTCGACCGCTTCGACGGGGGAAGTGAGCCGAATGCTGGGAATGAAACAGATCGAGCGGGCGAACAGATCCATCACTTCGAGGTCGAGTTCCGCTTTTTCCTTCACGCCCGGACGCCGGATCTTCACGGCGACCTTCTCGCCACTCTTGAGCTTGGCTTCGTGAACCTGCGCGACCGATGCCGAGGCAATGGGCTTGTCGTCGAATTCGGCGAAGATTTCCTCCGGCTGGCGACCGAAGGCTTTCTCGAACTCCGCGGGAATGAGTTTGGAATCAAAGGGGGGCACCGAGTCCTGGAGCTTCACGAGCTCGTCGATCATCCACGGCGGCAGGATGTCGGGCCGGGTGCTCATGATCTGGCCGACCTTGACGTAGGTGGCTCCGAGGTCCTCGAGCATCCGGCGGAAGCACCACGCCCCCAGGGTGAAGGGGCTCTGGGCGAAGGTGTCCTTGTTGGCGCCGGTCAGGAAGCGCAGGAAGGTGTACCACCAGAAAGTGAAGAAATACCGGATCGAGAGGAAGTAAGCCGCGATCAGGCGGGGCAGTACGCGGAAAAAGACCTTCATGCTTGGCTCCTGGAGTGCCGTGCGCGCCGGCGAGGCCGCTCGAATTGCCGGCTACGGTCGAAATATCGTCGGAAAGCGTGTGACGCGCGATGACACACGCGTCAGCGAAGATAGACCTTATCGGAGCCGCTGCCAAGCGTTTGAGCGGATCCGCCGGGAATCCCCGGTTCCGGGCGATCGGAAAAAATGCCGAACAAAAAACGCTTGACATACGATTTTTGTTCGGTATTATGCGTGATGTATTCGGTAATTGGAGTGAGGGATATGAACGAGCATACCAGCCAACCACAGATCAATATCGACTGGAGCGGCAGCCTGCCGGCCACGGCCGGGTGGGGCTACCGCGAACAATTCCGCGGAGCCGCCCGCGACCGGGTGCTCTCTTTCGTCACGGTCTTCGGCACGCTTGCCGGCATGATCGTCGCCTACCTCCACGGCTAATCGCCGCCCATCCCCACGTAACTGCCAACCCCTTCGGGGGACTTCTCCTTTTGAACACGCGGGACCGGCCCTACCCCGGCCGGTCCCGCGGCCCACGTTTGGGTGTTCGCCGAAGGCGCACCTCTCAGCGCCTCTCCCTTTAAGGGAGAGGTCGAGCGAAGCGAGGGTGAGGGGAAACTGCTCGGGAATCGCTAGCGTTTCTCGATCTTCTGAATGCAGCCCATGGTGACGCCCGCAATGTGGGGCAGGCGCAGGTTGCCGATCGGGTTCTCGAGCCAGCCGTTGAGCGTCATGCCCACGCCCAGGTCGCGGGCGGGATCGGCAAATCCGCCCGAGCCGCCAAAACCGTAGTGGCCAAAGCCGGTCTTTACCGCGCCGCGCGTGGTGTTCACGGCGTGATAGCCGAGGCGCCAGTACATGGGGATGGCAATGACCCGGTCGGCCCGCGTGGTCTGAATGACCGTTGCGCGCTCGAGCGTCTTGCGCGAGAGGAGCCGCACTCCCTCGAACTCCCCGCCATTGGCCAGACAGGCGTAGAGCTTGGCCAGGGAACGGGCGGTGAAATTGCCGTTGGCTGCCGGAATCGAGGCCATCAGCACGTCGGGAGCCGAGAGATCGAACTCGCTCATACCCACGGGGAGCAGGGCTTCGGCAATGCGCTTGGGAGAGACGCCGATGCGGCGCAGCAGGGGTTTCAGCAGGCCGCGCGGCGATTTCAGCGCCTTGCGGCTCTGACCCACCTGCTGCCGGTTGGGTTTCTTCCACAGAAGCTGCGCGGCCCGCGGCACTTCGCTCTCGGGCACGGCCAGATACAGGCCATCGAGCCCCAGTGGCTCGGCAATTTCTTTCTGTACGAACTCCGAAAGGGGCGCACCGGTCACGCGGCGCACGAGCTCCCCGATGAGATGTCCGTAGGTAAGCGCGTGGTAGGCGTGGTGCTCGCCGGGGGCGTGCTCGGGCGCGGCCTTTTCCATGGCCTTTGTCACCAGGTCCCAGTCCTTGAGGTCCTCGGCGTGGGAGACGAGCGCGCGCACGTTGTAGAGCCCCGCGGCGTGGGTCAGGCAGTGGGCAATCGTCGTGCGTTCCTTCCCGTTCTGTCCGTATTCGGGCCAGTAGCGCGTGACCGGATCGTCGTAGTCGAGCAGGCCGCGGTCGACGCACATGTGCAGCGCCGTGCTGGCCACGCCCTTGGTGGT
Coding sequences within it:
- a CDS encoding crotonase/enoyl-CoA hydratase family protein gives rise to the protein MADYETIKTQKDGAIFTITLNRPERMNAFTYKMHEELIAAFDEADADDEVRAVIMTGEGKAYCAGADLEGGGKIFDSSGRETVQEHRDSGGLVTLRIFECKKLVIAAINGAAVGVGITMCLPADIRLASEKAKFGFVFCRRGLVPEACSSWFLPRIAGISKAMEWVATGRVFLADEALANGLVSEVLPPEKLLERAREIANESAENTSGVAVAMARHLLWRMMGADHPMEAHKLDSKCIAYMGQNADVKEGVTSFLEKRAPKYPMKVSTDMPDFFPFGKERKFSE
- a CDS encoding MBL fold metallo-hydrolase, coding for MKIHHLNCGTMCPIGGALVTGRSAGEVICHCMLVETEDGLVLIETGMGSDDVRDSKRLGPIRFVTRPQLHMRDTALEQVKALGFSPSDVRHIILTHLDLDHAGGLPDFPKARVHVLGSELDAATHPPTREEKMRYRNVQWAHGPDWVRHAPQGDSWMGFDAVRELDGLPPEFLMIPLNGHTRGHGGVAVEVSPDQWLLHAGDAYFYSGEMDCHHPHCPRGLRAFQQVAAVDDKQRRRNQHRLRELVRAEGERVKIVCAHDPAELRAMQAGG
- a CDS encoding AarF/ABC1/UbiB kinase family protein is translated as MKVFFRVLPRLIAAYFLSIRYFFTFWWYTFLRFLTGANKDTFAQSPFTLGAWCFRRMLEDLGATYVKVGQIMSTRPDILPPWMIDELVKLQDSVPPFDSKLIPAEFEKAFGRQPEEIFAEFDDKPIASASVAQVHEAKLKSGEKVAVKIRRPGVKEKAELDLEVMDLFARSICFIPSIRLTSPVEAVEEFAKSIRGQLDLSNEAENNHRFHENFKDNPKVIFPKLYEDYCAENILTMEFIEGYKLADIDKTNSDPKELARQGLRAIFQMIYIDGFVHADLHPGNLRFFDDDVVCYFDLGMVAELTDEDRERFVESFMAMAQNDGKMVAKLMADYAPYQNIQDWDAYEKDVAEYVNTYFGKPLNEIEISVAIAKVTNTMRKHHVRADATYTVFCVAMLVAEGLGRKLYPEIDLNAELFPYLQDIFQKIMARRAAEAKAQKSAEKPAETGAAPAASQSQA
- a CDS encoding beta-lactamase family protein — encoded protein: MLDGFVHPDFYPVARALRWQVQRLPGGCAATVYYKGKCVVDIWGGAKDSAGNPWQRDTIATSFSTTKGVASTALHMCVDRGLLDYDDPVTRYWPEYGQNGKERTTIAHCLTHAAGLYNVRALVSHAEDLKDWDLVTKAMEKAAPEHAPGEHHAYHALTYGHLIGELVRRVTGAPLSEFVQKEIAEPLGLDGLYLAVPESEVPRAAQLLWKKPNRQQVGQSRKALKSPRGLLKPLLRRIGVSPKRIAEALLPVGMSEFDLSAPDVLMASIPAANGNFTARSLAKLYACLANGGEFEGVRLLSRKTLERATVIQTTRADRVIAIPMYWRLGYHAVNTTRGAVKTGFGHYGFGGSGGFADPARDLGVGMTLNGWLENPIGNLRLPHIAGVTMGCIQKIEKR